A single genomic interval of Armigeres subalbatus isolate Guangzhou_Male chromosome 1, GZ_Asu_2, whole genome shotgun sequence harbors:
- the LOC134205999 gene encoding uncharacterized protein LOC134205999: MAQFDPAGFLAPVTILGKMLVQDLWRTGCQWDDAVDDLSYKKWTRWTSMLANVQAFKLSRSYFGTARSDEIRDVQLHIFADAGETGYGCVAYFRAMVRGEVKCTLVMSRAKVAPLKTSVYSASGASGGGIECGCHIH, translated from the coding sequence ATGGCACAGTTTGATCCGGCCGGATTCCTAGCTCCAGTTACCATCCTGGGTAAAATGCTGGTGCAAGATCTGTGGAGAACAGGATGCCAGTGGGATGATGCGGTAGATGACCTATCATACAAAAAGTGGACGCGGTGGACGAGCATGTTGGCGAATGTCCAGGCATTTAAGTTGTCGCGCAGCTACTTCGGCACTGCGAGGTCCGATGAAATCCGGGACGTACAGCTGCATATTTTTGCGGACGCGGGTGAGACGGGGTATGGATGTGTGGCATATTTTCGTGCCATGGTGCGTGGAGAGGTGAAGTGCACGCTAGTGATGAGCCGGGCGAAAGTCGCTCCCCTTAAAACAAGTGTCTATTCCGCGTCTGGAGCTTCTGGCGGCGGTATTGAGTGCGGATGTCATATCCATTAG